The following proteins are co-located in the Trichocoleus sp. FACHB-46 genome:
- a CDS encoding HhoA/HhoB/HtrA family serine endopeptidase: MSLSFKQLTIYLALLAIGGGAGAWGNRYLTAERTSSSTGLAPFLQPPAQKPSARTAASLPISPTSPNFIAAAVEKVGPAVVRIDSARTVTGNVPEAFRNPMFKRFFGGEAPTPEDRVERGTGSGFILSADGRLMTNAHVVAEADTVKVTLKDGRSFNGQVVGTDPVTDVAVVKISASSLPVVKLGKSQSLVPGQWAIAIGNPLGLDNTVTAGIISAIGRSSSQVGVPNKRVQFIQTDAAINPGNSGGPLLNEQGEVVGINTAIRADAQGLGFAIPIETAERIAEQLFRSGRAEHPYLGIQMVDLTGEIKEEINRDRELGIKVTQDQGVLIVKVLDNSPAAKAGLKQGDVIQKINGKSVRTASEVQEMVEASVVGAQLNLEINRNGKAQRLRIQPSAFPTEEMG, translated from the coding sequence ATGAGTTTGTCGTTCAAACAACTAACGATTTACCTAGCTTTATTAGCCATTGGCGGTGGTGCAGGAGCGTGGGGTAACCGCTACCTCACCGCAGAGCGAACTAGTTCATCTACTGGGCTGGCACCTTTTCTTCAGCCCCCGGCTCAGAAGCCGTCTGCCCGTACCGCTGCCAGCCTACCTATCTCCCCTACCAGCCCTAACTTTATTGCCGCAGCAGTCGAAAAGGTAGGGCCTGCGGTAGTGCGAATTGACTCAGCGCGGACAGTCACGGGTAATGTGCCAGAGGCGTTTAGAAACCCCATGTTCAAACGCTTCTTTGGCGGTGAAGCTCCTACCCCAGAAGATCGCGTAGAGCGAGGGACAGGTTCTGGCTTTATTTTGAGTGCGGATGGCCGTCTGATGACCAATGCCCATGTCGTGGCTGAGGCTGATACTGTCAAAGTGACGCTGAAAGATGGGCGCAGCTTTAATGGCCAAGTGGTGGGAACGGATCCAGTGACGGATGTAGCGGTGGTCAAAATCAGTGCTTCTAGCTTGCCTGTGGTCAAATTGGGCAAGTCTCAATCCTTAGTGCCAGGGCAATGGGCGATCGCGATCGGCAATCCCTTAGGTCTAGATAACACTGTCACCGCTGGCATCATCAGTGCTATTGGTCGCTCTAGTTCGCAAGTTGGCGTGCCCAACAAGCGAGTGCAATTTATCCAAACCGATGCGGCGATCAATCCCGGTAACTCTGGCGGACCTTTGCTGAACGAGCAGGGAGAAGTTGTGGGTATCAACACAGCTATCCGAGCTGATGCTCAAGGGTTAGGCTTTGCCATTCCCATTGAGACAGCAGAGCGCATTGCCGAGCAACTATTTCGCAGTGGTCGCGCCGAGCATCCTTACCTAGGCATCCAGATGGTTGATCTAACGGGCGAAATTAAAGAGGAAATCAACCGCGATCGCGAGCTGGGCATTAAGGTAACGCAGGATCAAGGCGTTTTGATTGTTAAGGTTTTGGACAACTCACCCGCTGCCAAGGCAGGTTTAAAGCAGGGAGACGTGATTCAAAAAATTAACGGCAAGTCGGTTAGAACTGCTTCTGAAGTGCAAGAGATGGTGGAAGCGAGTGTCGTAGGGGCACAGCTCAACCTCGAAATTAACCGCAACGGCAAAGCTCAGCGCTTGCGGATTCAACCCAGCGCTTTTCCGACCGAAGAAATGGGCTGA
- a CDS encoding ABC transporter ATP-binding protein produces the protein MSAAISLQNVYKTYSDRPVVQDLSLTIKSGEMFGLLGPNGAGKSTTIRMLTTLTKPSQGQIQIADFDVVRHAAQVKQRIGVVLQQTSVDGDLTVWENMEFHGRLHHIPNRVRQERIDRWLDYVELSDRRNDLVKTLSGGMKRRLQIARALLHEPEILFLDEPTVGLDPQTRRRLWEIIRDLNKQGMTMLLTTHYMDEVEYLCDRIGVMDAGKLIELGTLSELKQKYGEGLVMTQKGDKWDYQFFPDLEQANAYLDQQPNKTGMMVRPSNLEDIFVELTGRNLD, from the coding sequence ATGTCTGCTGCGATCTCCCTGCAAAACGTCTACAAAACCTATAGCGATCGCCCGGTCGTTCAGGATCTTTCACTCACGATCAAATCAGGGGAGATGTTTGGTCTACTCGGCCCCAATGGTGCAGGGAAATCCACCACCATCCGCATGCTGACGACGCTGACCAAACCCAGCCAAGGCCAGATTCAGATTGCTGATTTTGATGTGGTGCGTCATGCGGCTCAGGTAAAGCAACGGATTGGGGTGGTATTGCAGCAGACGAGTGTGGATGGCGACCTCACGGTTTGGGAGAACATGGAGTTTCATGGTCGCTTGCACCATATTCCCAATCGGGTACGTCAAGAACGGATCGATCGCTGGCTGGACTATGTAGAACTGAGCGATCGCCGGAATGATTTGGTCAAAACCTTATCGGGTGGGATGAAGCGGCGCTTACAAATTGCCCGCGCCCTGCTGCATGAACCAGAAATTCTGTTTCTCGACGAACCCACAGTCGGTTTGGACCCGCAAACTCGCCGCCGCCTCTGGGAAATCATCCGCGACTTGAACAAGCAGGGCATGACCATGTTGCTCACCACGCACTACATGGATGAAGTGGAGTATCTGTGCGATCGCATCGGCGTCATGGATGCGGGCAAGTTGATCGAGTTGGGCACGCTCTCCGAACTCAAGCAGAAATATGGTGAAGGCTTGGTCATGACCCAAAAAGGCGACAAATGGGACTACCAATTTTTTCCCGACTTGGAGCAAGCCAACGCTTATCTTGATCAGCAGCCAAACAAGACTGGTATGATGGTGCGACCTTCCAACTTAGAAGACATTTTTGTTGAATTGACAGGACGTAATCTGGATTGA
- a CDS encoding alpha/beta hydrolase has product MNFFLSGFVALTLRRWQLQFVSTDHRVVQTHPVKRWTLLGLGALSSGLLLPSLAHPAAAAERVYVSYGSVERSISVDTLETYARTGTINDDLAAYAQYADPKQLQDLREVLLTPIQLSSVAVSQFLYTPQAETLLMRLGQVIQTEARQTGFYAIRSALILAAAQPEGLTLLNVMRQFPTDGIRVNLGRSLEIANALDEFVEQTRQASVAISQQATAEAALAPVTDFSALADLRQTGGFEWEKTTITLSDRTRKTIQRFPNRPPIEVPRERVFPVDIYMPLASAAQNQAQPYPAPVIVISHGLGSDRTTFDYLAKHLASYGFVVALPEHLGSNAGRLQALLSGTATDVAESFEFVDRPLDVKYLLDELERRSKSEPLFQGRLNLQQVGVVGQSFGGYTALSVAGATLNFEQLAENCQRSNESLNLSLLLQCRARELAGRQYELRDPRIKAAIAINPVDSTVFGEPSLSQIQVPLMMIAANADTVAPALPEQIRPFTWLTMPEKYLVLMNGATHFSAIGASATNSEVVPIPTPVIGAAPALAYRYIQALSVAFFKTHITNQEQFRPYLTSAYAANISRAPLKLDLVQSFTAAQLAQALDGETEEPTVPPESVPAPPATSPSEPLPAPVPLEELVPTVP; this is encoded by the coding sequence ATGAATTTCTTTTTGTCTGGTTTTGTGGCCCTGACCCTGCGGCGGTGGCAATTGCAGTTTGTTTCTACTGACCATCGTGTTGTTCAGACTCACCCTGTAAAACGTTGGACTCTTCTAGGACTGGGAGCCCTGAGCAGTGGGCTGTTACTACCCAGTCTCGCTCACCCAGCGGCGGCGGCAGAACGTGTCTATGTCTCCTATGGCTCCGTCGAACGCTCCATTTCCGTAGACACACTAGAGACCTATGCCAGAACGGGCACCATCAATGATGATTTAGCAGCTTATGCTCAATATGCAGACCCCAAACAGCTGCAAGATTTGCGGGAAGTTCTACTCACACCAATTCAACTTTCATCGGTCGCTGTTTCTCAGTTCCTCTACACCCCCCAAGCAGAAACCTTACTCATGCGCTTAGGGCAGGTGATTCAAACAGAGGCGCGTCAGACTGGGTTTTATGCCATTCGCTCGGCCTTGATTTTGGCAGCAGCTCAGCCAGAGGGCTTGACCTTGCTCAATGTGATGCGGCAATTTCCCACGGATGGCATTCGAGTGAACTTGGGTCGCAGCCTAGAAATTGCTAATGCCTTGGATGAATTTGTGGAGCAAACAAGGCAAGCCTCTGTCGCAATTAGCCAACAAGCAACGGCAGAAGCGGCTTTGGCACCTGTGACTGATTTTTCTGCCCTCGCGGACTTGCGTCAAACGGGAGGATTTGAGTGGGAGAAAACCACCATTACTTTGAGCGATCGCACCCGCAAAACTATTCAACGATTTCCCAATCGTCCGCCGATAGAAGTTCCTCGAGAACGGGTGTTTCCAGTTGATATCTACATGCCATTGGCCAGCGCTGCACAAAACCAGGCCCAACCTTACCCAGCTCCAGTGATTGTGATTTCTCACGGGTTGGGGTCAGATCGCACGACCTTCGATTATTTGGCTAAGCATCTGGCTTCCTACGGCTTTGTGGTAGCTTTGCCAGAGCATTTGGGGAGTAATGCAGGTCGGTTGCAGGCGCTCTTGAGTGGCACAGCCACTGATGTCGCTGAATCCTTTGAGTTTGTCGATCGCCCCTTGGATGTTAAATACTTGCTGGATGAGTTGGAGCGGCGGTCTAAGTCTGAGCCGTTGTTTCAAGGGCGACTCAATCTACAACAAGTGGGAGTGGTCGGGCAATCCTTCGGAGGCTACACAGCCCTCTCCGTAGCTGGAGCGACGTTGAACTTTGAGCAATTGGCCGAGAACTGTCAGCGCAGCAATGAGTCTTTGAACTTATCGCTGTTGTTGCAATGTCGGGCGCGGGAATTGGCAGGACGGCAGTACGAGTTGCGAGATCCTCGCATTAAAGCCGCGATCGCGATCAATCCGGTTGATAGCACTGTATTTGGAGAACCGAGTTTGAGCCAAATCCAAGTACCGTTGATGATGATTGCTGCCAATGCCGACACAGTTGCGCCTGCCTTGCCTGAGCAAATTCGACCGTTTACTTGGCTTACCATGCCAGAAAAGTATCTAGTGCTGATGAATGGGGCTACTCACTTCTCGGCCATTGGCGCTTCTGCTACCAATAGTGAAGTTGTGCCCATTCCTACCCCAGTAATTGGGGCAGCTCCAGCGTTGGCTTACCGCTATATCCAAGCCTTAAGCGTGGCGTTCTTTAAAACTCACATCACAAATCAAGAGCAATTTCGACCTTACTTAACTTCTGCCTATGCCGCTAACATCAGCCGAGCGCCCCTCAAACTAGATTTAGTGCAATCTTTTACTGCTGCTCAATTGGCCCAAGCTCTAGATGGTGAGACAGAAGAACCAACAGTGCCACCGGAGTCTGTCCCTGCTCCCCCTGCAACCTCTCCCTCCGAGCCATTGCCCGCACCCGTCCCACTGGAGGAGCTAGTTCCGACGGTGCCCTAG
- a CDS encoding M23 family metallopeptidase — protein MSFSRWFALPTLLWLTWYPLNSSAATPEVRSGIRPGAIAQTSSLCPKPALERLTRYKVKSGETLESIAQKYNLIPATLMGFNPSLRSGKATPGAEIVIPPYNGVQVSVPAGQTWRDVAATYKVRADVLFEVNGCSAKPATVFVPGVNWSPVGSAPPSISPKDRDNYGLTSYPLPTTATVLLGYGWRLQPAIAQVAFHSGIDLAAPVGTNVLAAGDGVVAFADQQGSYGSLVVINHAGGRQSRYAQLGSIKVKAGQTVKKGALVGTVGTTGTPSSKATHLHFEVRYNSNLGWVAEDPEPYIQGMKVAKQ, from the coding sequence ATGAGTTTTTCTCGCTGGTTTGCTCTACCCACTCTGCTCTGGCTCACTTGGTATCCCCTCAACAGTAGTGCTGCAACGCCGGAAGTCAGGTCAGGGATACGGCCAGGAGCGATCGCTCAAACCTCCAGTCTTTGTCCAAAGCCTGCATTAGAGCGCTTGACTCGCTACAAGGTTAAGTCGGGTGAAACGCTAGAGAGTATTGCTCAGAAATATAATTTGATTCCTGCAACTTTGATGGGGTTTAATCCTAGCCTGAGGAGTGGCAAAGCAACTCCTGGCGCAGAGATTGTGATTCCCCCTTACAACGGGGTGCAGGTAAGCGTTCCAGCAGGCCAAACTTGGCGAGATGTCGCAGCGACCTACAAAGTGCGGGCTGATGTGCTGTTTGAAGTCAATGGTTGCTCAGCCAAACCTGCCACTGTTTTTGTCCCCGGTGTAAATTGGTCTCCAGTCGGCTCCGCCCCACCCAGCATCAGCCCCAAAGATCGCGATAACTATGGCTTAACAAGCTACCCTCTGCCCACCACGGCGACGGTGCTGCTAGGTTACGGTTGGCGGCTACAGCCTGCGATCGCTCAAGTGGCTTTTCATAGCGGCATTGACCTTGCAGCTCCAGTCGGCACCAATGTTCTAGCGGCAGGCGATGGTGTGGTAGCTTTTGCTGATCAACAAGGCAGCTATGGCAGTTTAGTTGTGATTAATCATGCGGGTGGAAGGCAGAGCCGCTATGCGCAGTTAGGCAGCATCAAAGTCAAGGCGGGCCAGACCGTGAAGAAGGGCGCGCTAGTTGGTACGGTCGGCACCACTGGAACGCCTAGTTCAAAAGCAACTCATCTACATTTCGAGGTGCGCTACAACTCCAATTTAGGGTGGGTCGCTGAAGATCCAGAACCTTATATTCAGGGCATGAAAGTGGCAAAAC
- the truB gene encoding tRNA pseudouridine(55) synthase TruB, whose product MQGFLNLNKPAGMTSHDCVAKLRRLLKLKRVGHGGTLDPAATGVLPVAIGRATRLLQFLRSDKAYKATVRLGVRTATDDLEGETLSAQATPNLTLAAVQAALPQFQGPLQQIPPAYSAVQVEGRRLYSLARAGTPIEVQPRSVEVFQIEVLDWRSGDFPELDLAIACGPGTYIRAIARDLGEVLGVGGTLAALSRTESCGLTLAESLTFADLEAQLQAGTFEAIAPLSVLQHLPSIILSHELARRWCWGQRVFQPLDQHLFQAVESADAPSLAVRIHHEDGRFLGVSQQIQEPEGTLLAPQMVLEPDL is encoded by the coding sequence GTGCAAGGGTTTTTGAACTTAAACAAACCAGCAGGAATGACTTCCCATGATTGTGTGGCTAAGCTGCGTCGTCTGCTGAAGCTGAAGCGAGTGGGACATGGCGGCACCCTTGACCCCGCAGCAACCGGAGTGCTGCCAGTCGCGATCGGACGAGCCACCCGTCTCCTGCAATTTTTGCGATCGGATAAAGCTTACAAGGCTACCGTGCGTTTGGGAGTCAGGACTGCCACAGATGACCTAGAGGGAGAAACCCTGTCAGCGCAAGCAACGCCGAATTTAACCTTGGCGGCGGTGCAAGCAGCCCTACCCCAATTTCAAGGCCCGCTCCAGCAAATTCCTCCCGCTTATAGTGCCGTCCAAGTTGAAGGTCGGCGGCTTTACAGCTTAGCTCGTGCAGGGACACCGATCGAAGTGCAGCCTCGCTCTGTGGAGGTGTTTCAGATCGAAGTACTGGACTGGCGATCGGGTGACTTTCCCGAACTCGATTTGGCGATCGCTTGTGGTCCGGGCACTTATATCCGGGCGATCGCGCGCGACTTAGGCGAGGTGTTAGGGGTGGGGGGCACGTTGGCCGCTTTGAGTCGTACGGAGAGTTGTGGCCTCACGTTAGCGGAGAGCCTCACCTTTGCCGATTTAGAAGCGCAGCTACAGGCAGGCACCTTTGAGGCGATCGCTCCCCTGAGTGTTTTGCAGCATCTACCCTCGATTATCCTCTCCCATGAGTTAGCGCGACGTTGGTGTTGGGGACAACGAGTGTTTCAGCCGCTGGATCAGCATTTATTCCAAGCAGTTGAGTCCGCAGATGCCCCAAGTTTAGCAGTACGAATTCACCACGAAGATGGACGGTTTTTGGGCGTGTCTCAGCAAATTCAAGAACCAGAAGGCACGCTACTAGCACCTCAAATGGTCTTAGAGCCTGATTTATAA
- a CDS encoding sugar phosphate nucleotidyltransferase — MKAMILAAGKGTRVRPITYTIPKPMIPILQKPVMEFLLELLRQHGFDEIMVNVSHLAHEIENYFRDGQKFGVQIAYSFEGRIVDGELVGEALGSAGGMRRIQDFSPFFDDTFVVMCGDALIDLDLTEAVRWHREKGSIATVIMKSVPREEVSSYGVVVTDESGRIKAFQEKPAVDEALSTSINTGIYIFEPEVLDYVPSGCEFDIGGELFPKLVEMAAPFYGVTMDFEWVDIGKVPDYWRAVRGVLQGDVKNVQIPGHEVAPGIYTGLNVAVNWDKVDIQGPVYIGGMTRIEDGAKIVGPTYIGPNCRICGGATVDNSVIFEYSRLGPGVRLVDKLVFGRYCVDKTGATIDVQAAALDWLITDARQEIPSQPALERQAIAQLLGKDISELGKDSRAMLS; from the coding sequence ATGAAAGCCATGATCCTGGCAGCTGGTAAAGGTACGCGCGTTCGTCCGATTACCTACACCATTCCCAAGCCCATGATTCCAATCCTGCAAAAGCCAGTGATGGAATTTCTCTTAGAACTCCTGCGCCAGCATGGTTTTGACGAGATTATGGTCAATGTCAGCCACCTAGCCCATGAAATTGAAAACTACTTCCGAGACGGGCAGAAGTTTGGCGTCCAAATTGCTTACTCTTTTGAAGGGCGCATTGTAGATGGTGAGTTGGTCGGTGAAGCGCTAGGCTCGGCAGGAGGCATGCGCCGAATTCAAGACTTTTCCCCTTTCTTCGACGACACCTTTGTGGTGATGTGCGGCGATGCCCTGATTGATCTTGACCTTACCGAGGCCGTGAGATGGCACCGAGAAAAAGGTTCGATCGCCACTGTAATCATGAAATCCGTGCCCAGAGAAGAAGTCTCCAGCTACGGGGTTGTGGTAACTGATGAGTCAGGTCGCATCAAAGCCTTCCAAGAAAAGCCTGCTGTAGATGAAGCCCTCAGCACTAGCATCAACACAGGTATCTACATTTTTGAGCCTGAAGTTTTAGATTACGTTCCCTCAGGCTGCGAGTTTGACATTGGGGGTGAGTTGTTCCCCAAACTCGTCGAAATGGCTGCGCCCTTCTATGGCGTCACAATGGACTTTGAGTGGGTGGACATCGGCAAGGTGCCTGACTACTGGCGGGCGGTGCGTGGAGTTTTGCAGGGCGACGTTAAGAATGTGCAAATTCCAGGGCATGAAGTCGCGCCAGGCATCTACACCGGATTAAATGTGGCCGTGAACTGGGACAAAGTTGATATTCAAGGCCCAGTCTATATCGGCGGCATGACCCGAATTGAAGATGGAGCCAAGATTGTTGGTCCCACCTACATTGGCCCTAACTGCCGCATTTGTGGTGGGGCAACCGTTGACAACAGCGTGATCTTTGAGTACTCGCGGCTAGGTCCTGGGGTGCGCCTAGTAGATAAGCTGGTCTTTGGTCGCTACTGTGTTGATAAAACGGGGGCGACAATTGATGTCCAAGCGGCAGCCCTCGACTGGTTGATCACCGATGCTCGCCAAGAAATTCCCTCTCAACCAGCGCTGGAACGGCAGGCGATCGCGCAGCTCCTCGGCAAGGATATCAGCGAGCTCGGCAAAGACAGCCGAGCCATGCTTTCCTAA
- a CDS encoding class I SAM-dependent methyltransferase: MPVLEPKHQQIIGELIALQAQDRQCNLSQFRSITSAEQYQKLYQLLQQYVAPKSAVLDWGCGNGHFSYFLARADYQAYGYAFEDFYLRQKLNQFTYEFKQGTLTDAIAIPYADQQFDAVVSVGVLEHVRETGGDEIASLKEIFRLLKPSGYFICYHLPNQFSWIDPIAALVPNKHHHLYRYTHQSIQALCQAAGYDLLELQRYGVLPRNFWGNLPGSIRTSAAIAQGWQMADSTLSYIFSPFCQNYWFVAQKPSDNQRLTA, translated from the coding sequence GTGCCAGTGCTTGAGCCTAAACATCAACAAATTATCGGGGAACTAATTGCACTGCAAGCCCAAGATCGTCAGTGTAATTTATCCCAATTTAGAAGCATCACAAGTGCCGAGCAGTACCAAAAGCTTTACCAGTTATTGCAGCAATATGTAGCGCCAAAAAGTGCGGTTTTAGATTGGGGCTGTGGCAATGGTCACTTTTCTTATTTCCTCGCCCGTGCCGATTATCAAGCTTATGGTTATGCCTTTGAAGACTTTTACTTACGACAAAAGCTAAATCAATTTACTTACGAATTTAAGCAAGGCACTCTTACAGATGCGATCGCCATCCCGTACGCCGACCAACAATTTGATGCGGTGGTTTCTGTGGGCGTTTTAGAGCATGTACGAGAAACTGGAGGGGATGAAATCGCCAGCTTAAAAGAGATTTTTCGCCTGCTTAAACCGAGCGGTTATTTCATTTGCTACCACTTGCCCAACCAATTCAGTTGGATTGACCCGATCGCCGCGCTAGTCCCTAACAAACACCACCACCTTTATCGCTATACTCACCAATCCATTCAAGCTTTGTGCCAAGCAGCAGGCTATGACTTGTTAGAGTTACAACGTTATGGAGTTTTGCCCCGCAATTTTTGGGGCAACTTACCCGGAAGTATTCGCACCTCGGCAGCGATCGCTCAAGGTTGGCAGATGGCGGATTCAACTTTAAGCTACATTTTCTCGCCGTTCTGTCAGAATTATTGGTTTGTGGCGCAAAAACCAAGCGACAATCAGCGTCTCACTGCTTAG
- the scpB gene encoding SMC-Scp complex subunit ScpB encodes MSDQPTLWEEPPKQTGLASTIEAILYLKAQPLTASEIAKYAGCDRATAEEGLIELMTDYAHRDSALEVVETPEGYSLQLRPAFHKLVQTLIPVDLGVGALRTLAAIALRGPIAQADLVNLRGSGAYQHVPELVEQGFVRKRRQSDGRSYWLQVTEKFHQYFQVDKLPIALEPQTQEPADES; translated from the coding sequence TTGAGCGATCAACCAACGCTTTGGGAAGAACCGCCAAAACAGACGGGACTCGCCAGCACTATCGAAGCAATTCTCTACTTGAAGGCACAACCGCTGACAGCCAGCGAGATTGCCAAATATGCAGGCTGCGATCGCGCTACGGCAGAAGAAGGCTTGATCGAACTCATGACCGATTATGCTCATCGCGACAGTGCCTTAGAAGTGGTGGAAACCCCAGAGGGCTACAGTTTGCAACTGCGTCCTGCCTTTCACAAACTTGTCCAAACCTTGATTCCGGTGGATTTGGGGGTGGGGGCTTTACGAACTTTAGCGGCGATCGCCCTACGCGGACCCATTGCCCAGGCAGATTTGGTTAACTTGCGCGGTTCTGGTGCCTATCAGCATGTACCAGAATTAGTCGAGCAAGGCTTTGTGCGGAAACGGCGGCAATCGGATGGTCGGTCCTATTGGTTACAAGTCACAGAGAAGTTCCACCAGTATTTTCAGGTAGACAAACTACCGATCGCTTTAGAGCCACAAACTCAAGAGCCTGCTGACGAATCCTAA
- a CDS encoding DUF760 domain-containing protein translates to MVFNPESAKFLGSDPENAQANPLLKYLQHQSPEVLARVAKSVSPEVKQIISHNVQGLVGMLPSEGFNVQITTDRDNLAGLLASAMMTGYFLRQMEQRMELEGVLAGSMSLHEDPPSNP, encoded by the coding sequence ATGGTCTTTAACCCTGAAAGTGCTAAGTTCCTTGGCTCTGACCCCGAAAATGCTCAAGCAAATCCGTTGCTGAAATATCTGCAACATCAGTCACCTGAGGTGCTAGCACGGGTTGCCAAGTCGGTCAGCCCCGAGGTAAAACAAATTATTTCCCACAACGTTCAGGGTTTGGTGGGAATGTTACCCAGTGAAGGCTTTAACGTTCAAATTACGACCGATCGTGACAACTTAGCAGGGCTGCTCGCCTCTGCCATGATGACGGGCTATTTCCTGCGCCAGATGGAGCAACGCATGGAACTAGAAGGCGTTTTAGCGGGTTCAATGTCTCTTCACGAAGACCCCCCTTCTAACCCATAA
- a CDS encoding S9 family peptidase: MPSSQVAAYGTWKSPITSDLIVTGTIGLSQAALDGEDIYWLELRPTEAGRTVLVRRTPDGQTSDVTPAPFNVRTRVHEYGGGAYVVHQGTVYFSHFADQRLYRQTLGSEPQALTPEGKWRYANGVVDASRQRFICVREDHTAGEQEPVNTIISLSLEAGQEPKILVTGNDFYSSPRLSPDGSHLAWLTWNHPNMPWDGTELWVAAFNPDGSLAESEKVAGSIAESIFQPEWSPSGILHFISDRSGWWNLYRWQNGQIEALCDRAAEFGEPQWVFGQSTYGFDTSTGSEQIICTYVEKGTTHLARLNPTTQELQPITIPYTVVRGLQVAAGQAVFLTGSPTESLAIARLDLVTGETSVLQRSSHVTVDPGYLSEPQAIEFPTENGLTAYAFFYPPKNQDYQAPGGEKPPLLVKSHGGPTAGTSTLLSLSIQYWTSRGIAVLDVDYGGSTGYGRAYRERLKGQWGIVDVDDCVNGARFLAEQGLADGDRLVIDGGSAGGYTTLCALVFRDVFKAGASYYGVSDLEALARDTHKFESRYLDGLIGPYPERQDLYQARSPVHFCDQLSCPVIFFQGLEDKIVPPSQAEAMVNVLKSKGLPVAYIAFEGEQHGFRKAENIKRSLDGELYFYSRVFGFELADAVEPVAIANL; this comes from the coding sequence ATGCCCTCATCCCAAGTTGCCGCTTACGGTACCTGGAAGTCTCCTATTACTTCAGATTTGATTGTTACAGGTACCATTGGCCTCAGTCAGGCAGCCTTAGACGGAGAGGATATCTACTGGCTAGAGCTAAGACCCACAGAGGCAGGCCGAACAGTGCTGGTGCGGCGGACTCCTGATGGGCAAACTTCAGATGTCACACCCGCTCCCTTCAATGTGCGGACACGAGTGCATGAATATGGTGGGGGAGCTTATGTGGTTCACCAAGGCACCGTCTACTTCAGTCACTTTGCTGATCAACGCCTCTATCGCCAAACGCTAGGCTCAGAACCGCAAGCTCTGACACCGGAAGGCAAGTGGCGCTATGCCAATGGCGTGGTAGACGCATCACGGCAGCGCTTTATCTGTGTGCGAGAAGACCACACGGCTGGTGAGCAGGAACCCGTCAACACAATTATCAGCCTCAGCTTAGAGGCAGGCCAAGAACCAAAGATTTTGGTAACTGGCAATGATTTCTACTCCTCACCTCGTCTCAGCCCTGATGGTTCGCATTTGGCCTGGCTGACCTGGAACCACCCCAACATGCCCTGGGATGGCACCGAGCTTTGGGTCGCGGCCTTTAACCCTGATGGTTCCTTGGCAGAATCGGAAAAAGTTGCGGGTAGCATTGCCGAGTCGATCTTTCAGCCAGAATGGTCTCCTAGCGGCATTCTGCACTTTATCTCCGATCGCAGCGGTTGGTGGAATCTCTACCGTTGGCAAAATGGGCAAATAGAAGCGTTATGCGATCGCGCTGCTGAGTTTGGCGAACCGCAATGGGTGTTTGGTCAGTCTACCTATGGATTTGATACGAGTACTGGCAGCGAGCAAATTATCTGCACCTATGTCGAGAAGGGTACTACCCACCTCGCTCGGCTAAACCCAACCACTCAAGAACTTCAGCCAATCACCATTCCCTATACAGTGGTGCGAGGGTTACAAGTAGCAGCGGGGCAAGCTGTGTTCTTGACAGGCTCCCCAACCGAATCACTGGCGATCGCTCGTCTCGATTTAGTCACTGGCGAAACTTCTGTCTTGCAACGCTCCAGCCACGTCACGGTTGATCCGGGTTATCTCTCAGAACCACAGGCGATCGAGTTTCCTACCGAGAATGGTTTGACTGCATACGCTTTCTTCTATCCACCGAAAAACCAAGACTATCAGGCACCCGGCGGGGAGAAGCCACCTTTACTCGTCAAAAGTCATGGTGGCCCCACTGCTGGCACTTCTACGCTTTTGAGCTTGAGCATTCAGTATTGGACGAGTCGGGGGATTGCTGTTTTAGATGTAGATTACGGCGGCAGCACCGGATACGGTCGCGCTTACCGGGAGCGATTGAAAGGACAGTGGGGCATTGTCGATGTGGATGACTGTGTGAATGGAGCCCGTTTTTTGGCTGAGCAAGGTTTGGCAGATGGCGATCGCTTAGTGATTGATGGCGGAAGCGCTGGAGGCTATACGACGCTCTGTGCTTTGGTGTTCCGCGATGTATTCAAGGCAGGCGCGAGCTACTACGGAGTCAGCGATTTAGAGGCGTTGGCGAGAGATACGCACAAGTTTGAATCCCGCTATCTCGATGGCTTAATCGGCCCCTATCCCGAACGGCAAGATTTGTATCAAGCGCGATCGCCTGTCCATTTCTGCGATCAGCTTTCTTGTCCAGTGATTTTCTTCCAGGGTTTGGAGGACAAAATTGTGCCGCCTAGCCAAGCCGAAGCAATGGTAAACGTGCTGAAATCGAAGGGCTTACCTGTAGCCTACATTGCGTTTGAAGGAGAACAGCATGGCTTCCGCAAAGCCGAAAACATTAAGCGATCGCTAGATGGTGAACTCTATTTCTACTCGCGAGTCTTTGGCTTCGAGTTAGCCGATGCGGTCGAACCCGTCGCGATCGCCAACCTGTAG